From Saccopteryx leptura isolate mSacLep1 chromosome 3, mSacLep1_pri_phased_curated, whole genome shotgun sequence, one genomic window encodes:
- the LOC136399229 gene encoding zinc finger protein 615-like isoform X5: MFANIVIQRQSQSILRQHCDMLEIYGKPLKSKLRFKNQTGNFNLKNSDFFNADGTSIPCHNHELMYTKVRLHPSPKSIENMSKITQQQRTDNEEEALTCTECGITILEMAQLTDYQRVLSGDKSYKCSVCQKASRKSSERVHTGLNQSEYKIYNKTLSKSQLNIYQKTHAGNKPYTYSECRNGYTYKCQLSNHQRTHTGEKPYVCRECEKGFTEKRNLIIHQRTHTEQNPYVCRECGKAFTVKSQLIIHQKTHTREKPYVCSDCGKSFPGKRNLIRHQRTHTGEKPYVCSECMKGFTVKTQLIIHQRSHTGEKPYVCSECGKGFPEKRKLIIHQRTHTGEKPYVCSECGKGFTVKSHLIRHQRTHTGEKPYVCSECEKAFPEKRNLIIHQRTHTEVKPYLCSECGKGCTMKSQLIIHQRNHTKEKPYVCSDCGKGFPEKRNLIIHQMNHTGEKPFVCSDCGKGFTLNCHLIIHQRTHTGEKPYVCRECGKGFSEKRKLIIHQRSHTGEKPYVCSECGKGFPGKRNLIIHQMNHTGEKPFVCSDCGKGFTLNCRLIIHQRTHTGEKPYVCRECGKGFPEKRNLIIHQMNHTGEMPFVCSDCGKGFTLNCHLIIHQRTHTGEKPYVCCECGKGFSQKGNLIRHQRTHTGEKRDASSECGKDS, encoded by the coding sequence atgtttgcaaatattgttaTTCAAAGACAAAGCCAGTCTATATTGAGGCAACACTGCGATATGTTGGAGATATATGGAAAacctttaaaatcaaaattaaggtTTAAAAACCAAACAGGAAATTTCAATTTAAAGAACTCTGATTTCTTCAATGCTGATGGGACATCCATTCCATGCCATAACCATGAACTAATGTACACTAAAGTTAGGTTGCATCCCAGTCCCAAATCCATTGAAAATATGTCCAAGATCACTCAGCAACAAAGAACTGACAATGAAGAGGAAGCCCTCACATGCACTGAATGTGGGATAACTATTCTCGAGATGGCTCAGCTCACTGATTATCAGAGAGTTCTTAGTGGAGATAAATCTTATAAATGCAGTGTGTGTCAGAAAGCCTCTAGAAAATCCAGTGAGAGAGTTCATACAGGACTGAATCAGAgtgaatacaaaatatataataaaactctTAGTAAATCACAGCTGAATATATATCAGAAAACTCATGCAGGAAACAAACCTTACACATATAGTGAATGTAGAAACGGTTACACTTACAAGTGTCAGCTCAGCAATCATCAAAGAACTCATACCGGAGAGAAGCCGTATGtatgcagggagtgtgagaaaggctttacagagaagagaaatctgattatacatcaaaggactcatacaGAACAAAACCCGTATGTATGCcgtgaatgtgggaaagcctttacaGTGAAAAGTCAGCTGATTATACATCAAAAGACTCATACCAGAGAGAAACCATATGTATGCAGTGATTGTGGAAAAAGCTTTCCAGGTAAGAGAAATCTGATTAgacatcaaaggactcatactGGAGAAAAGCCTTATGTATGCAGTGAATGTATGAAAGGTTTTACAGTGAAGACTCAACTGATAATACATCAAAGGAGTCATACcggagagaagccatatgtatgcagtgagtgtggaAAAGGATTTCCAGAGAAGAGGAAGCTgattatacatcaaagaactcatacaggagagaagccgtatgtatgcagtgaatgtgggaaaggctttacAGTGAAGAGTCACCTGATTAgacatcaaaggactcataccggagagaagccatatgtatgTAGTGAGTGTGAAAAAGCCTTTCCAGAGAAGAGGAATTTGATtatacatcaaaggactcatactGAAGTGAAACCTTAtctatgcagtgaatgtgggaaaggctgTACAATGAAAAGTCAACTGATTATACATCAAAGGAATCATACTAAAGAGAAGCCTTATGTATGCAGTGACTGTGGGAAAGGCTTTCCAGAGAAGAGGAATCTAATTATACATCAAATGAATCATACTGGGGAGAAGCCTTTTGTATGCAGTGATTGTGGGAAAGGCTTTACACTGAATTGTCACCTGATTATACACCAAAGAACTCATACCGGTGAGAAGCCGTATGTATGCcgtgagtgtgggaaaggcttttcaGAGAAGAGGAAGCTGATTATACATCAAAGGAGTCATACcggagagaagccatatgtatgcagtgagtgtggaAAAGGCTTTCCAGGGAAGAGGAATCTGATTATACATCAAATGAATCATACCGGAGAGAAGCCTTTTGTATGCAGTGATTGTGGGAAAGGCTTTACACTGAATTGTCGCCTGATTATACACCAAAGGACTCATACTGGTGAGAAGCCGTATGTATGCCGTGAGTGTGGAAAAGGCTTTCCAGAGAAGAGGAATCTGATTATACATCAAATGAATCATACCGGAGAGATGCCTTTTGTATGCAGTGATTGTGGGAAAGGCTTTACACTGAATTGTCACCTGATTATACACCAAAGGACTCATACCGGTGAGAAGCCATATGTATGCtgtgagtgtgggaaaggcttttcaCAGAAGGGGAATCTGATTAgacatcaaaggactcatacaggagagaagcgCGATGCGTCCAGTGAATGTGGAAAAGACTCCTGA